A genomic segment from Flavobacterium sp. 9R encodes:
- a CDS encoding patatin family protein: protein MRALVISGGGSKGAFAGGVAEFLLNIKKQHYDMYIGTSTGSLLISHLAVGKVDKIKEIYTNVGMSDIFNINPFKIKKERGFTSVSINHFNVLLQFLKRRRTFGESKNLLHFIQNNLTREEFQTLKDSEPDVVITVTNISTNASEYKSIHECTYEEYCEWIWISCNYIPFMSLVKKNGCEYGDGGFSNLVPINEAIARGATEIDVIILESEHQCNRIGIGRNPFSLLIDIFRVTLDQIERYDITLGKMMASIKNVQLNLYYTPIQLTDNALVFDSTEMHKWWKIGFDYAQSKNENYSEIILP, encoded by the coding sequence ATGAGGGCATTAGTGATTTCTGGCGGTGGAAGTAAAGGGGCATTCGCAGGAGGAGTTGCCGAGTTTTTATTGAATATTAAAAAGCAGCACTACGATATGTACATTGGTACTTCAACAGGTAGTTTGCTGATTTCTCATTTGGCTGTTGGAAAAGTTGACAAAATCAAAGAGATTTACACTAATGTTGGAATGAGCGATATTTTTAATATCAATCCTTTTAAAATCAAAAAAGAAAGAGGTTTTACCTCCGTTTCAATCAATCACTTTAATGTTTTGCTTCAATTTCTTAAAAGAAGACGAACATTTGGAGAAAGTAAAAACCTCTTGCATTTCATTCAAAACAATTTAACTCGCGAAGAGTTTCAAACGCTTAAAGATAGCGAACCCGATGTGGTTATTACTGTGACGAATATTTCAACTAACGCCTCAGAATACAAATCCATTCACGAATGTACTTATGAAGAATACTGCGAATGGATTTGGATTTCTTGTAATTATATTCCCTTTATGAGTTTGGTGAAGAAAAACGGTTGTGAATATGGTGACGGTGGTTTTTCTAACTTGGTTCCTATTAATGAAGCTATTGCAAGAGGAGCTACAGAAATTGATGTCATCATCTTGGAATCTGAACATCAATGCAATCGAATTGGGATTGGAAGAAACCCTTTTTCACTTTTAATAGATATTTTTAGAGTGACTCTTGACCAAATAGAACGCTATGATATTACTTTGGGTAAAATGATGGCTTCCATCAAAAATGTACAACTCAACTTGTATTATACCCCCATACAACTTACCGACAATGCCTTAGTATTTGATAGCACTGAAATGCATAAATGGTGGAAAATAGGTTTTGATTATGCCCAAAGTAAAAATGAAAACTACAGCGAAATCATTTTACCATAA